One genomic region from Anabaena sp. PCC 7108 encodes:
- a CDS encoding ATP-binding protein, whose translation MSMGCSHASKVEVLEEKLITNADGKTDTCRASDMLSQFAENITDAVFWMSDITNNQLIYVSPTYERIWGRSCSLLYANFYDWLEAIHTEDREQVRTIFCEQAHIGGYDQEYRIIHPDGEMRWIRDRKFPIKDQSGELYRVLGIAEDITDRKQAEVEKQLLRQREQVARAEAERVNRLRDDFLAIISHELRTPLSPILGWTKLLMSGKLNAKQTTEALKIIERNTQAQVKLIEDLLDFSRILHRKIRLNICPVNLSSVISTAIEKVSQSAAMKSIQLITDIDPNVGQVSGDSTRLQQLIYHLLSNAIKFTPDRGRVIVKLSKVIETEQPSTEQNSISSTHYPAYAQITVSDTGKGISPEFLPRIFEYFRQEDSTITRKFNGLGLGLAIVRNLVELHNGTVQAESSGLGHGATFTVRLPLLAADGNFADTCQSKPTNVSFNLSGIKILVVDDDTDSLDLLAFVLKQCGAEVTAVSDGLSGLQAIPQLKPNVLISDIGMPQMDGYELVREIRTWPPEQGGQIPAIALSAYTEEFEQQQALVAGFQMHISKPVEPEALTTAVGQVLGIATET comes from the coding sequence ATGTCAATGGGATGTAGTCATGCTTCAAAAGTAGAAGTATTAGAGGAGAAGCTGATAACAAACGCTGATGGTAAGACTGATACTTGTCGTGCTAGTGATATGTTGAGTCAATTTGCAGAGAACATTACTGATGCAGTATTTTGGATGTCAGATATCACGAATAATCAACTCATTTACGTTAGTCCTACTTATGAACGCATTTGGGGACGCTCCTGTTCTCTGTTATATGCCAATTTTTATGATTGGCTAGAAGCAATTCATACAGAAGACCGTGAGCAGGTGCGAACTATCTTCTGTGAGCAAGCGCATATAGGTGGTTATGACCAAGAGTATCGAATTATTCATCCCGATGGCGAGATGCGGTGGATACGAGATCGGAAATTTCCAATTAAAGACCAATCTGGAGAACTTTATCGAGTATTAGGTATAGCTGAAGACATTACTGACCGCAAGCAAGCGGAAGTGGAAAAACAACTTTTGCGGCAACGAGAACAAGTTGCAAGGGCAGAAGCAGAGAGAGTTAACCGCCTCAGAGATGATTTTCTCGCCATTATTTCTCACGAGCTTCGTACTCCACTTAGTCCGATTTTGGGGTGGACTAAACTGCTGATGAGCGGAAAGTTAAATGCAAAACAGACAACAGAAGCATTAAAAATTATTGAGCGCAATACACAAGCTCAAGTGAAATTGATTGAAGATTTGCTAGATTTCTCCCGCATTCTCCACAGGAAAATTAGGCTGAATATTTGTCCAGTAAATTTGAGTTCTGTCATCTCTACTGCTATAGAAAAAGTCAGCCAGTCTGCTGCAATGAAGTCAATTCAGCTAATTACTGATATTGACCCCAATGTAGGGCAAGTTAGCGGTGATTCAACTCGTTTACAGCAGCTAATTTACCATCTCTTGTCCAATGCTATTAAGTTTACGCCGGATAGAGGGAGAGTGATAGTTAAACTGTCAAAAGTCATAGAAACTGAACAACCATCAACAGAGCAGAATTCAATTTCTTCTACCCATTATCCTGCTTATGCTCAAATCACAGTTAGCGATACAGGTAAAGGTATTAGTCCAGAATTTTTGCCACGAATATTTGAATATTTTAGACAAGAGGATAGCACGATTACCAGAAAATTTAACGGGTTAGGGTTGGGACTGGCAATTGTTCGTAACTTAGTTGAATTACACAACGGCACTGTTCAAGCAGAAAGTTCTGGTCTTGGCCACGGTGCAACCTTTACTGTCAGACTACCGCTATTGGCTGCTGATGGCAACTTTGCTGACACTTGCCAGAGCAAGCCGACTAATGTATCTTTTAACTTGAGTGGCATTAAAATATTGGTTGTAGATGATGATACTGATTCACTAGACTTGCTTGCCTTTGTACTGAAACAGTGCGGAGCAGAAGTTACAGCAGTATCCGATGGGTTAAGCGGACTGCAAGCAATACCACAGTTAAAACCCAATGTTTTGATTAGTGATATTGGGATGCCACAGATGGATGGCTATGAACTGGTCAGAGAAATTAGAACCTGGCCACCTGAACAAGGGGGACAAATTCCAGCGATCGCCTTGAGTGCATATACTGAAGAATTTGAGCAACAACAGGCTTTGGTGGCGGGGTTTCAAATGCATATATCCAAACCAGTAGAACCAGAGGCTTTAACAACTGCTGTTGGGCAAGTGTTAGGGATAGCAACAGAGACATGA
- the urtA gene encoding urea ABC transporter substrate-binding protein: MLFYLAHSQIKASNQPIKVGILHSLSGTMAISEKSVVDATFLAIEEINNKNGILGRKIQPIIVDGKSDDHTFAQEAEKLITQEKVVTIFGCWTSSSRKTVKPIFEKYNHLLIYPVQYEGLEESPNIVYTGAAPNQQIIPAVKWSFDNLGKRFFLVGSDYIFPRTANAIIKDQVTALGGKILGEEYIILGSNNVEIAVQRILKTQPDVILNTINGDSNIAFFKALRKSGITSDKIPTISFSIAEEELNYLPREYVVSDYAVWNYFQSINDNINNNFIQNFKTKYGKYRVTSDPIEAGYFGVYLWAQAVTDAGKDEVNLIKEHIKDQSFKAPEGIVYIDSENQHTWKTVRVGKIKADGQFKIVWNSDKPIRPLPYPLSRSKADWEMFVNSLYKTWNNNWANPN; the protein is encoded by the coding sequence ATGTTATTTTATTTAGCTCATTCCCAGATCAAAGCTTCTAACCAACCTATAAAAGTTGGTATTCTCCATTCTCTTAGTGGCACAATGGCAATTAGTGAAAAATCCGTTGTTGATGCTACCTTCTTGGCAATTGAAGAAATCAACAACAAAAATGGAATTCTTGGTAGAAAAATTCAGCCAATTATAGTTGATGGTAAATCAGATGATCATACATTTGCTCAAGAAGCCGAAAAATTAATTACTCAAGAAAAAGTTGTCACTATCTTTGGTTGCTGGACTTCTTCTAGTCGAAAAACTGTTAAGCCTATATTTGAAAAATATAATCATCTACTAATTTATCCAGTACAGTATGAGGGTTTAGAGGAGTCACCGAATATAGTTTACACAGGTGCTGCACCCAATCAACAAATTATTCCTGCCGTCAAATGGTCTTTTGATAATTTAGGTAAACGGTTTTTTCTAGTAGGTTCAGATTATATTTTTCCGCGCACAGCCAACGCTATTATCAAAGACCAAGTCACAGCATTAGGAGGAAAAATTTTAGGGGAAGAATATATAATTTTGGGTAGCAATAATGTGGAAATAGCAGTGCAAAGAATTTTGAAAACCCAGCCAGATGTGATCTTAAACACAATCAATGGTGATAGTAATATTGCCTTTTTTAAAGCTTTAAGAAAATCTGGAATTACTTCCGATAAAATTCCTACTATTTCTTTTAGTATTGCTGAAGAGGAATTAAATTATTTGCCGAGAGAATATGTCGTAAGTGATTATGCAGTCTGGAATTATTTTCAGAGTATTAATGATAACATTAATAATAACTTTATTCAAAATTTTAAAACTAAATATGGTAAATATAGAGTTACATCCGATCCCATTGAAGCAGGCTATTTTGGAGTTTATTTATGGGCGCAGGCTGTTACAGATGCAGGTAAAGACGAAGTAAATCTTATTAAAGAACATATTAAAGATCAAAGTTTTAAAGCACCGGAAGGTATTGTATATATAGATTCAGAGAATCAACATACCTGGAAAACCGTCAGAGTTGGTAAAATAAAAGCAGATGGACAATTTAAAATTGTGTGGAACTCAGATAAGCCAATTCGTCCTTTACCCTATCCTCTTTCCCGTTCCAAAGCAGATTGGGAGATGTTTGTAAATTCTCTCTATAAGACTTGGAATAACAACTGGGCTAATCCCAATTAA
- a CDS encoding tyrosine-type recombinase/integrase has protein sequence MKTRVVDIQNGLAEFLDAYTPKPGPMFPGKRGVTERLTRYGADKILREAAKRVGLEGVSTHSFRRTALNQMSSAGIPLRHIQEISGHNDLGTLQRYLEVSPEQRRKAVSVIGF, from the coding sequence TTGAAAACTCGCGTGGTTGATATCCAAAATGGTTTGGCAGAATTTTTAGACGCATACACCCCTAAGCCTGGTCCTATGTTCCCCGGTAAGCGTGGTGTGACTGAAAGGTTAACGCGATATGGCGCTGATAAGATTCTCCGCGAAGCTGCTAAACGAGTTGGACTGGAAGGAGTTTCAACTCATTCTTTTAGGAGGACTGCATTAAATCAAATGTCTAGTGCGGGCATACCTCTGCGGCATATTCAAGAAATTAGTGGACATAATGATTTGGGGACTTTACAACGATATTTGGAGGTATCCCCGGAGCAGCGACGCAAGGCAGTTTCTGTTATTGGTTTTTAA
- a CDS encoding phosphorylase, which produces MKPEKILLEPGTLWTKVKQTTEQALKRGALKSIPTEFEFIEEDGIKFLVRILSNLNLKKAAKEKQEKQTISTGKEFNPFLPYEEDLFVADISDTRVCILNKFNVVDYHLLIITRAFEEQESLLTLEDFAAMWAILADFDGLVFYNGGKLAGASQRHKHLQVVPFSGQDIPITPLLKAAKFQDSVATISGFPFLHSFTTLDIHAGAEVTLKKYQDLLRIVGIEAINNIQSMAYNLLATREWMLIVPRSQDEFESISVNSLGFAGALLVRNAEQLQLLKDIGPMNILRNVAVVDF; this is translated from the coding sequence ATGAAACCAGAAAAAATCCTATTAGAACCAGGCACACTATGGACAAAAGTTAAACAAACCACAGAACAAGCTTTAAAACGTGGGGCGCTAAAATCTATCCCGACAGAGTTTGAATTTATTGAAGAAGATGGAATTAAATTTTTAGTCAGAATTTTATCTAACCTAAACCTTAAAAAAGCAGCTAAGGAAAAACAAGAAAAACAAACCATATCAACTGGTAAAGAGTTTAATCCTTTCTTACCTTATGAAGAAGATTTATTTGTGGCGGATATTTCTGATACTCGCGTTTGCATTTTAAATAAATTCAATGTCGTAGATTATCACTTGTTGATTATTACCCGTGCGTTTGAAGAACAGGAAAGCTTACTAACTTTAGAAGATTTTGCCGCGATGTGGGCAATTCTTGCTGACTTTGATGGTTTAGTGTTTTATAACGGTGGTAAACTGGCTGGTGCTAGTCAGAGACATAAACATTTACAAGTTGTCCCTTTTTCTGGGCAAGATATTCCTATTACACCACTTTTAAAAGCAGCTAAATTTCAAGATTCTGTTGCAACTATATCCGGATTTCCTTTTTTACACTCTTTTACAACTCTAGATATCCATGCAGGTGCTGAGGTAACTTTAAAAAAATATCAAGATTTACTGCGGATAGTGGGTATTGAAGCTATTAATAATATACAATCTATGGCATATAATCTTTTAGCTACGCGGGAATGGATGTTAATTGTACCGCGATCTCAGGATGAATTTGAGTCAATTTCTGTGAATTCTTTGGGGTTTGCTGGTGCTTTGTTGGTGCGGAATGCTGAACAATTGCAACTGCTTAAAGATATAGGTCCGATGAATATTTTGAGGAATGTGGCTGTAGTGGATTTTTAA
- a CDS encoding type II toxin-antitoxin system RelE/ParE family toxin: MEYVLSVEATKDLEDILDYFLQRNIDAGERFVQDFNNKCRNIARFPKIGRSYRNSYANYFLLILPPLFP, translated from the coding sequence ATGGAATATGTTTTATCTGTAGAGGCAACTAAGGATTTAGAAGATATTTTAGATTATTTTCTCCAACGTAATATTGATGCGGGGGAAAGGTTTGTTCAGGACTTTAATAATAAGTGTCGCAATATAGCGAGGTTTCCTAAAATCGGGCGTAGTTATCGCAATAGTTACGCGAACTATTTTCTCTTGATCCTACCCCCTCTTTTTCCTTAA
- a CDS encoding response regulator translates to MNKKRILVIEDEYDISFIISTCLEEFGTWETLTTQSPHEGITLAQTEKPDAIILDVMMPDMDGLTLFNYLKSEPNTQEIPVILMTAKVQNSDLKLFHNLGVKGVISKPFDPLKLVEQITELLQWK, encoded by the coding sequence ATGAACAAAAAACGTATTTTAGTCATAGAAGATGAATATGACATTAGTTTTATAATTTCAACTTGCCTAGAAGAATTTGGAACTTGGGAAACATTAACTACTCAGAGTCCCCATGAAGGTATAACTTTAGCTCAAACTGAAAAACCAGATGCCATAATTTTAGATGTAATGATGCCGGATATGGATGGTTTAACTTTATTTAATTATTTAAAAAGTGAACCCAATACTCAAGAAATTCCAGTAATTTTGATGACTGCTAAAGTACAAAATTCCGACTTAAAACTTTTTCATAACTTAGGGGTGAAAGGGGTAATTAGCAAACCATTTGATCCTTTGAAATTGGTGGAACAAATAACAGAGCTTCTGCAATGGAAATAA
- a CDS encoding response regulator — MSTKRVLVIDDEKAIQAVIQGCLEDIAGWKVLLASSGEEGLLLAEVEKPDGILLDVSMPHMSGVEVLKKLQANPLTQDIPVAFLTAKVQPEDKKQLSQLRVVGLLTKPFNPMNLINLLADLFGW, encoded by the coding sequence ATGTCTACAAAACGGGTGCTGGTTATTGATGATGAAAAGGCAATTCAAGCTGTAATTCAGGGGTGCTTAGAAGATATTGCCGGATGGAAAGTTTTATTAGCTAGTTCAGGTGAAGAAGGATTGCTTTTAGCTGAAGTTGAAAAACCAGATGGTATCTTATTAGATGTTTCCATGCCACACATGAGTGGCGTTGAGGTACTAAAAAAATTGCAAGCAAATCCTCTTACTCAAGATATTCCGGTCGCATTTCTGACTGCGAAAGTGCAGCCTGAAGACAAAAAGCAACTTTCTCAATTACGGGTTGTAGGTTTGTTAACTAAACCCTTTAACCCTATGAATCTTATTAATTTATTAGCTGACTTATTCGGTTGGTAA
- a CDS encoding ATP-binding protein: protein MLNLKKSKIVNKLLLWFLLIALVPLTSVTCLAYYIVQKSQEKEVNNNLSYIAEAKAKRLDNYINERKNNAAAIAQIPSIVDAIEAYQKTFEQSGIDALASWQIDEKYRPFIAKYLEIFDYSDIILISQSGDNIFSIKRGQSYGKNYYDQDFKNSELAKVFDRAKTLMQVEVSNFGYYETINEPAAFIAAPVFKNNLIIGVVVLQLNNQEFNKVVNDYTGLGNTGETIVGSVVGKQIIFTSATRHDPNAAFQRTVKISKKKLNPLDQAVHGIKGTGITIDYRYQETIAAWRYLPSLNSGLLVKIDTSEAFATLITLRNIVIFLGIITIVLVNFAAFIVAKSISKPVVELTQIVHELAQGNLHKKVPVLTNDEIGQLAQSFNRMTEKLEASFKTIQQREQEVATAKEKLEVVLEQLQQEAQQLASQLVQSEKMSSLGQLVAGVAHEINNPVNFIYGNINPAHEYIADLLRLIQLYQVYYPQPVPEIQDEIEAIDLSFLITDLPKLLNSMKVGTQRIKEIVISLRNFSRLDEAEMKTVNIHDGLDSTLMILQNRFKATSNRPAIELIKEYDNLPLVECYAGQLNQVFMNILVNAVDALEESIFNPEFALINPQIRIYTKLTEDKKVIIRIADNGTGIPENVYNRVFDPFFTTKPVGKGTGLGLSISYQIITEKHLGNLECISSPGKGTEFIITIPLHQF from the coding sequence ATGCTAAACTTGAAAAAAAGCAAAATAGTCAACAAACTATTATTATGGTTTTTATTAATTGCCTTAGTACCTCTAACAAGTGTTACCTGTTTAGCATATTATATCGTCCAAAAATCTCAAGAGAAAGAAGTAAATAATAATCTTAGTTATATTGCTGAAGCTAAAGCTAAGAGATTAGATAATTATATCAATGAACGTAAAAATAATGCCGCAGCTATTGCTCAAATACCAAGCATCGTTGATGCTATAGAAGCGTATCAAAAAACCTTTGAACAATCAGGAATTGACGCACTAGCATCTTGGCAGATAGATGAAAAATATCGCCCATTTATAGCTAAATATTTAGAAATATTTGATTATTCTGACATAATTTTGATATCACAATCTGGTGATAATATTTTTTCCATAAAACGTGGTCAATCATATGGTAAAAACTATTATGATCAGGATTTTAAGAATTCAGAACTAGCAAAAGTATTTGACCGCGCTAAAACATTGATGCAAGTAGAAGTTTCTAATTTTGGATATTATGAAACTATCAATGAACCAGCTGCTTTTATTGCTGCTCCAGTGTTTAAAAACAATTTGATTATTGGTGTGGTAGTCTTACAATTGAATAATCAAGAATTTAATAAAGTAGTAAACGATTACACCGGTTTGGGTAATACTGGCGAAACAATTGTCGGTTCAGTAGTAGGAAAACAAATAATCTTTACTTCTGCAACCAGACATGATCCAAATGCAGCTTTTCAAAGAACTGTTAAGATTAGTAAAAAGAAATTAAACCCACTAGATCAAGCAGTACATGGAATTAAAGGTACAGGTATTACGATTGACTATCGCTACCAAGAAACTATTGCGGCTTGGAGGTACTTACCTTCTTTAAATAGTGGGTTGCTCGTGAAAATAGATACATCAGAAGCCTTTGCAACTTTAATAACTCTAAGAAATATTGTGATTTTTTTAGGAATAATTACAATTGTTTTAGTTAATTTTGCCGCTTTTATAGTTGCCAAATCAATTTCTAAACCAGTTGTGGAACTCACTCAAATTGTTCACGAATTGGCACAAGGGAATCTACATAAAAAAGTACCAGTTCTCACCAATGACGAAATTGGTCAATTGGCGCAATCATTTAATCGTATGACTGAAAAGCTAGAAGCATCTTTTAAAACTATTCAACAACGAGAACAAGAAGTAGCAACTGCTAAAGAAAAACTAGAAGTTGTTTTAGAGCAATTACAGCAGGAGGCACAACAACTCGCTTCTCAATTGGTGCAAAGTGAAAAGATGTCTAGTTTAGGTCAGTTAGTAGCAGGTGTAGCGCATGAAATTAATAACCCAGTTAACTTTATTTATGGTAATATTAATCCTGCTCATGAATACATTGCAGATTTATTGAGGCTGATACAGCTTTATCAAGTCTACTATCCCCAACCAGTCCCAGAAATTCAAGATGAAATAGAAGCAATTGATTTGAGTTTCTTAATTACAGATTTGCCTAAATTATTAAATTCAATGAAAGTTGGTACTCAAAGAATTAAAGAAATTGTTATATCTCTGCGAAATTTTTCTCGCTTGGATGAAGCAGAGATGAAAACAGTAAATATTCATGATGGTTTAGATAGTACGCTGATGATTTTGCAAAATCGGTTCAAAGCCACATCTAACCGTCCTGCAATTGAACTGATTAAAGAGTACGATAACTTACCTTTAGTAGAGTGCTACGCTGGACAACTCAACCAGGTATTTATGAATATTCTCGTGAATGCGGTTGATGCTTTAGAAGAGTCTATTTTCAATCCAGAATTTGCATTGATTAACCCACAGATTCGCATTTATACTAAACTCACGGAGGATAAAAAAGTAATTATTCGCATAGCCGATAATGGAACTGGCATTCCTGAAAACGTATACAACCGAGTCTTTGACCCTTTTTTCACTACCAAACCAGTAGGTAAAGGTACAGGTTTAGGTTTATCTATTAGTTATCAAATTATTACTGAGAAACATCTAGGCAACTTGGAGTGTATTTCCTCTCCTGGAAAAGGTACAGAGTTTATAATTACAATTCCCTTACATCAATTCTGA
- a CDS encoding response regulator encodes MKILLVEDDSITRETIANFLTAHEYQVSLATDGEMALELQEQCEYDLIILDILLPKLDGISICKQWRHQGCQTPILLITVKNQVTERIIGLEAGADDYVTKPFDLEELLARIHALLRRSKSFIPQEINWDGIHFDSASGRVYSGNQSIHLTPKEYCLLELFLLNPKRIFSRQAILDRLWDFAEIPGEGTVSTHIKSLRQKLKAVGAEDPIETVYGLGYRLKTLSDSDQFSPSTQLNTASVQTNTQENAQIITSRVWAKFQNHYVEETNKLSQITTTLSTAQPDIGLQNQAEQMAHKLAGTLGSLGFINISEQAKQLDTLLQQQVLNPDDIQQAIALSKAIQQAVSKVSTVLEPKTQANTEFIAYSPLLLIVDEDLMLAEQIRIQVMSTTRQANMNTWKWRVEIATDINVARKMITQTPPDLILLDLNISGRGEDGRTLMQELSTHTPKIPVVAFTAKDTLTDRVDFTRWGGCFFVNKNLPISTVLQAVNTLIQPLFQNHKYRVLILDNNHKFFHQLSNLLTSYKIEVFICTDTQNFLQLLNRNQPNLVILNQQMPGFSGIDLCRVVRTDPQWHNLPVIFISTNSKPEIISQAYAAGADDYFSKSMNKNEIAIRIWQRLQKC; translated from the coding sequence ATGAAAATATTATTAGTAGAAGATGACAGCATCACCCGTGAAACAATAGCTAACTTTCTCACTGCTCATGAATACCAAGTTAGTTTAGCTACTGATGGAGAAATGGCGTTAGAATTGCAAGAACAGTGTGAGTATGACTTAATAATATTAGATATTCTCCTGCCTAAATTAGACGGCATTAGTATATGTAAACAATGGCGACATCAAGGCTGTCAGACTCCTATTTTGCTAATTACTGTTAAAAATCAAGTTACAGAAAGAATTATTGGACTAGAAGCAGGAGCAGATGATTACGTTACTAAACCTTTTGATTTAGAAGAATTACTAGCAAGAATTCATGCTTTACTACGCCGCAGTAAATCTTTTATTCCCCAGGAAATAAATTGGGACGGTATTCACTTTGATTCAGCTAGTGGAAGAGTATATTCTGGTAATCAATCTATACATCTGACACCCAAAGAATACTGTTTATTAGAATTATTTCTACTTAACCCCAAACGAATATTTAGCCGTCAAGCCATTTTAGATAGACTTTGGGATTTTGCCGAAATTCCCGGTGAAGGGACTGTAAGCACCCATATTAAGAGTTTGCGCCAAAAATTAAAAGCAGTGGGAGCAGAAGATCCAATTGAAACTGTATATGGTCTGGGATATCGCTTAAAAACTCTCAGTGATTCTGATCAATTCTCACCTTCTACCCAGTTAAATACTGCGAGTGTACAAACAAATACTCAAGAGAACGCCCAAATCATTACATCAAGAGTATGGGCTAAATTTCAAAATCATTACGTAGAGGAAACAAATAAATTATCACAAATTACAACTACTTTATCAACAGCACAACCAGATATAGGACTACAAAATCAAGCTGAACAAATGGCTCATAAATTAGCTGGAACTTTGGGAAGTTTGGGTTTTATCAACATATCCGAACAAGCAAAACAATTAGATACATTATTGCAACAGCAAGTTTTGAATCCTGATGACATCCAGCAAGCGATCGCACTCAGCAAAGCTATACAACAAGCAGTTAGCAAAGTTTCAACTGTTCTAGAACCAAAAACACAAGCGAATACTGAATTTATAGCCTATTCACCATTATTGTTAATTGTAGACGAGGATCTGATGTTGGCGGAGCAAATTCGGATTCAGGTAATGAGTACCACTAGACAGGCTAACATGAATACATGGAAATGGCGGGTCGAAATTGCCACAGATATAAACGTAGCCCGGAAAATGATTACTCAAACCCCACCTGATCTAATTTTATTAGATTTAAACATTTCTGGTAGGGGTGAAGATGGTCGAACTCTCATGCAAGAATTATCAACTCATACACCAAAAATTCCCGTAGTTGCTTTTACAGCCAAAGATACTCTCACAGATAGAGTAGATTTTACTCGTTGGGGTGGATGTTTCTTTGTGAATAAAAACTTACCTATATCAACAGTATTACAAGCTGTAAATACTCTAATTCAACCACTATTCCAAAATCACAAATATCGGGTTTTAATTTTAGATAATAACCACAAATTTTTTCACCAACTGTCTAATCTATTAACCAGCTATAAAATTGAAGTATTCATCTGTACTGATACTCAAAATTTTCTGCAATTATTAAATCGCAATCAGCCAAATTTAGTAATTTTAAATCAACAAATGCCTGGATTTAGTGGCATAGATTTGTGCCGAGTTGTACGAACAGACCCTCAATGGCATAATCTACCAGTGATATTTATCTCAACTAATAGTAAACCTGAGATAATTTCTCAAGCTTATGCCGCAGGTGCAGATGATTATTTTAGTAAATCCATGAATAAGAACGAAATAGCTATAAGAATTTGGCAACGACTACAAAAATGTTAA
- a CDS encoding type II toxin-antitoxin system ParD family antitoxin, whose protein sequence is MNIQVKPETQELIQAYIATGHYTNADEVITKALKLLSEWEKGYQEWEQETREKLAVGLAQVEQGEVIDGDVVMARLHEKIRQARENQK, encoded by the coding sequence ATGAATATTCAAGTTAAACCAGAAACTCAGGAATTGATACAGGCTTATATTGCTACAGGTCACTACACTAATGCTGATGAAGTGATAACTAAAGCACTTAAATTATTATCGGAGTGGGAGAAGGGATATCAGGAATGGGAACAGGAAACACGCGAAAAGCTGGCTGTAGGTCTTGCCCAAGTTGAACAAGGTGAGGTGATTGATGGTGATGTTGTTATGGCCAGATTACATGAAAAAATTAGACAGGCGCGTGAGAATCAAAAATAA